From Alligator mississippiensis isolate rAllMis1 chromosome 1, rAllMis1, whole genome shotgun sequence:
AACCATGTGGGCGGCATTCGCCTCCCCTGTTCCGACATTCACGGTATGATTGCCCTACATGAAGGAAAGAGGGTGTTCAGTTATCTGTCAATATAACAGAGGGAGGAGCTGTTGTTCTAGCTCAAGATCTACTCCCAGTTCATAAATATGTCAGCTCAAACAATCTCAACTAAACACAACACCATGAGCATCCAGCAGCTTCCCTTTCTCAGCTGCAGGCCTTTCCACTGCAGCGCTGCAATAGCACAGCAACAAAGGTCGCATGCAGCTGGCAATGCCAAGGCAAGAATGGACAAGAGGTATCTCCCGTACTGTCAGCTACCTGGTTAAGCAGCTATTCCAGCACTGGACATGTCTCCCCCCAGCCCAAGCCTTGTCCTtccacaacccaaagggaagaAATCCTGTGCAGCTCCCACCTTCTCACAGGGCTAAATGACCTGTCCTCACAGACCAAGGGCTAAATCCTGTTTCCCACTTCAAAGCAACCAAGTGCTGTGCCCATCTGGCTGTGGACCAGGCACATCCAGAAGCCTCCTAGAGCTACCCTTTTACACTGGCCAACTGGGCTGCCAGGAGGGGGAGATAtatggggcaggcagaggaggagaTAACCAAGCTACAGGGGAGGCTGGTCCAGAGATGGCTGCTTCCCTGGTGTTGCGGCACCCTTGTCTCTACAGGGACTTTTTGCACTTTATATTTAATATTCGCTGGATGAAGTTTATAAATTGCAATTGGAGTCATTCTTCCTCATTGGCCCAGGGTCCTaatccctccccttctctccattTTACCTCAGATGCACATACCATGGGCAACTGTGTTTTGCCATGGGTGGAAATAGAAGGTAAGGGTGACCGAAGTGCAGATATTGAGGTTATATGACTACTTCACCTTTTCTTAGCTGGGTAAAAGGGAGATTGAATTTGGCCCTAAATGTTTTTGCTCTGGTGCCCTGGAGCTGTGGCAAGATATAAAGGTTCATGCTCAGTATGTGGGTTTCTGGCATTCGTTACCAGCTATGAGTTATGCACCAGCTTTTCACATTTCCCTGCACTTAAAATGGATAAGGGCTTCTCTCCATCAGAGCACAAAGGAGAGCCACTGTGATCTGCTTTGAGACCATGGGGACATGCCTGTAATGCTGGTAGGAAGTTGCCAACCTGAATTTGGTGGGAATGACAGATTTCACAACTATTCAAGCACTCATTTCCCTGCAACAATATTCTACAGCTCTCCCTCTATACATCACACCAGCCCGTCCCCCAGGTAAGGAAAAGAATAGTATTCTCTCTTAAAGGGAGAGAGTAAGCTGGGCACAAAGAGGTTTAGTGGCTTTCTTGCAGCCACAAGGTCAGCCAGTTGCAGAGCTGGCAGTATACAAGTAGCACATATGGTATAGGTCTCATCTGATCCCTTACCTGGAGCAACctggaggagaaagagaaaaacagcGAAGAGCAGGTAAAGGATCCTCATGATCAAAGGCTGGCGGAGATCTTCCACTACTGTCGAGAAAAGGTCCTGGACCAGAGTGAGAGGAAGGCTCTTTGCAAGCTGCCCACAGGTAATCTCTGTATTTATAGGGCTCTGGGAACCGTGATGAGTGGAGCCAGGACTCTGCCTTTGATGTGTCTCGTGCAACGTGTATCCTGGAAGTCCAGTAACCAGCTCTGTGCTTCACTTATCCTGAATAATGGCTGAACGAAGGCCAAAGTCATGCCTTCTGCACAGGTGGTCAGGGTGAACCACATGAGCTGTTAGGCTCCCTGGTTCTTAAAAGTTTTGCTACACCTGAGAGAAACCCTCCTTACCTGAGTGCATTTCATCCATGCTCTAGAGCCTACTGGTCAGGCCCAAGGTGGTTTTCAGTTACATTGGACAAAGAAGCCCGATGCCAGCTCAGAAGATGGCAGGTGGATCCAGGCAGGGGCTTCTGAACATAATGATTTTTCACATTTGTCAGAACACAACCCCCTTATGCAGCAGGCAATCTGCTTCGACTGAAGTTTCCTCTGATCCAGTGGAGTTTCTGGCCAGTTCCCAAGACCGGGATGCCAAGAGTGGAGCAGTTGGGAGATATTCACATGGGAGGATGGTGGAGCTTAGGTCTAATCCAAGGCCATCACAAACAGGGACGTTAGGACCATCATCTGCTGCCTACATGGcccttctcttctcctccccaTCTACAGGTTATCTCAACCTTTTAGGAAACATCAAACATTTTAGTGGAAAGAAAGCTCATTTCATGTGTGACTTCAATGGCTTGATTGGCAAGACAAATGACATGATAGCCCCAGTAGAAAGACTTGGTGACATCAGCTCAGCCATTGCTTTCTGTTGGATAGGGACCCTTTATCCAAAAATGGGGTATATAGAAAAATCTCCCGATTATACCCCTATCCACTTGCACACAATGACTTCTGCAAGTGCCAGGTGAACATCACAGAAATAAACCAGATGGGCAGAGAACAATTCACCTTGGTTAGGAGCCAGCTTGTGCAGCTGGGAACAAGAACCCCGGTCAATGCGACATTACAAAGATCATGCACAGTCACTGGCATTCAAATGTGTTATGCCGATTTCCTTTGTGCCAAGGCATGACCTCTGCTGACAGCCCCCATTTCAATCAGGTTCTTGCTAGCCAAGCTCAAAACACAATGCAGAAAGACAATGAGGAAAACTCCCTGTGTCAGACATCTCCGTTTGGCACTGCTGTTTGCACTTGCTGCCATAGGACTTCAGCTGAAAGTGGAGATGCTGGTCATTGACTCTACTGTTTGGCTATCAAACTCAACAAGACccataggctggatgaatggtgtaGGGCCTATGTGCTGGAGGAAAGGTGTGGAGCTAATCTGGCATACACCACATGTGGCATAAAACTAACTCAAGAGTGAATAGGCATGGTTGTCATGAGAAGCCAGACTGAAGGATACAGGTGCCCAGGAAGACTGGGAGTTTCTAAAGGTCATAGTATTGGAAACCCCAAAAATGCTGTTCTTCCATGGTCAAAGCACAAGAAGAATAGCAAGGAAGGCTATCTTGGGTAAGGGCAGGAGTGGCCTCAAGCTCTCCTGTCAGCAGTATTCAAGTATAAAATATTTAAGTCACCAGAGCAGTGATTTGAGCCTTGGTGGCCCACCTCTGAGATGAGTCTTCCAAAGACTAGGCCATGGAGtagctctgaccttcccttttgAATTTCTCTCCCCCTAGGATTTTCAATGTCCCTTAGGGCATTTTGAACAGATCTCTCTACATCCGGAAATCACATTTCTCACCTTCTCAAGCACCCCACTTTACAGGTTTCTTGGAAGTGGCTGGAAAACCAAGAAAACAATGGTCAAAAAGTCCAGGGTCCTCATGGCTGATGTTGAAGATCAGAAACTTTGAGCTTCAGTGACTGATAGAGATGCCAAGTCCCTGTGTATATCTAGAATTGCCCAGTAAAGGTCACGAGATTAGTGTAAATGGTTATCACTGTTTTAACTTCAACTGAGTTAGGGCAATTCACACAAGCTGAGGCTCTGCCTTTAATGTAGCAGAGAGAGCTGGCATATCTTAATAGAAACCCAACCACTGTACCTGATCACATGTAACACCTCTGGATGTCATGTTGACCCAGAAGTTGGGATCGCAACAATATACACCTGTCTCTTATGCAACGTGGTTTGTTTACTGGCCGTCTCAGCCCTATAGTCTGCAGTTAAAAAACTATTGCTGAAGTTTCAGACATTTGCAAACAGATGACTATTCAAGGTCAATAATGTCTAGAGCTAATTATTGGAATTGCTTGTTCCAGGTTGCATCAGACACATTAAAGCAGAAATCTCATATTAGCAGCCTttcacagtgcccagctgtgTAAATAATGAGACTCCGTGGCAGAAAACATACACCTCTCTCTGTGCTGATGCTTCTTTTCTGCATTGAAACAGACTTGAGCCCGTCTTCAGTCATAAGGAACCTTTCCCTGCTCTTTGATGGGGTCACCAATCTCTGCCAGACTGCTCCAAGGGAAGAGAGAATacttgccctgctccagcaaaCTCTGCCGACCCTTTCAGGTAGCAAATTCATCAGAGTGATGATGAGAGCAGTTGCATGTCTAACTATCCTGAACTTGAACTGATGAGTCTATTGATTCCTTCAGGCTACACGTCTCACTACAGTCTCCCAAGTATGCTGATCTCTGCTGTACCAATCACCAAATGAATCGAGGGTTGAGTGAAACAGGCTTCTGCCCTATGACTCCAAAACTACTGCTATCTGGGGAGAAAGAGACTTGACCCAAGTGACACTTCTTCAGCCTGAGAAAGGGTTTTTGTACCCAGTAGCTGGCAAACAAGATATTTTTCCAACcctctcagttggtctaataaaagatattggatttacccaaagaaccttgtctgcttaaccCAAGACACACCTGTCTTCTCTGCTTCCACTAGGTGGCCTCCATGAGACATGTTGCAAAGCCTTTAGGTTTTCTGTGGATGCCAGCACACAACGCAGGGTAGATCACACCttgtagactaaatcagagatacacATAGCCCAAGCTTTCATGAgaccaagctcacttcatcaggggcCAGCACAGATGCTTGTTTGCACCTTCCCCTCTACCCCAGCAGAGCTTCCCCATGTCCCGCTTGACAGAAGAAGACCTCAGTGGTAGTCAGCTTCTTCTGGGTCACACACAGGGACCATGACACTAAAGACAGTGAGTGAAAAGGCATGTTCAGACCCTCTATAACAGGCTGGGGGTCAGGAGCAGCCCCTTTTCTCTATTTGGTCTAGCATAGACCTGGATGACAACATATATATTTTGATCATTAATCAATTCACCCAAAATGGCATTTCAGAGAGACTGGGCCTATGTGCTGGTGCAGATCAAATGAAGCAAATGCCTAGATGCATCAAATGAAGAAACCATTTTTTAACATGGCTGTGCATTTTATTCTGATGTTCTTAACTTGTCTCCCCATAATGGGCTGTTTTGACACTTTCTCAAAGACACGGTTTGACTTTGGGCTTTGATATCCTTTCTTCTTCATTCAAGAATTTACctacattttaaaagagaaagaaaaatacaacTCATCATGAGATGGATCTTAAGCGGAAGAACTTGGGGTTCTTAGCATGGAGATCTTTTATGCAGAAAGCAAGGCAAGTAATACAAGCATACCATCCTTTTCCAGTCAAAGGGTGTTGTATGCCCTCACAACACCAGTTCAGCCCAAGAACATTCAAATCCCGAAAGACCATGAATTCATCCACTTTTGTAACATGCTGCCATCTGACACTTAGGGCTTATCCCCATGGGTGTGTATGCATAGTTTGCcagcagtggttttttttttacatcaagaGATCccagtatgtaaaaaaaaaaagggctggtgcatgtggctgtAGTGTGCAATGCCTGACACCAGATCCTGGCCGGCCAGAGCCATGCTAGTGCTGCCGGCCAGACACCATGCTCCTGGATCACTTCCACTGCAGGCTTCgaaggctcccaggaccccaagtgCTGGCCCTagactcccctaccccacccaaggtaatttgccatgcaccagagcgcAAGTgtaggggcatgcccagggacaatTAAACGTAGCACAAACATATGCcattgctgtttgtccctggggaaacatgCATTCccgctcatggggatgcaccctagGAGTGTGTTAGAAAAAATCAGCGAAGAAGAAGAGGACCCACCTGTCTTTTACATAACAGTTTTTCAAGGACTTGAGAAGGGTGGAATAGAATAGCACtcaggcacctaaatccattTATACATCTTATAGGCACAGTCGAACCTGGCCTTTAATCGTAAGTGTTACATCACAAGCTCTTTAAAAGCAGATAAGGGACACTTTGCAGTACAGGACCCTAGCTAGGGCCATGACATTGCTGAAGTTGctttgcatagggatgatccttcctcaggcagggggttggaccaggtgccgagcagagatcccttccagccccacttctctaggtgcagca
This genomic window contains:
- the LOC132250379 gene encoding myotoxin-3-like; translated protein: MRILYLLFAVFLFLLQVAPGQSYRECRNRGGECRPHGSCHPGSVIPVRCPHRTVCCRRR